The DNA region AGATAACCTGTTAGGGTGTTAGTAAATAACCCAAATCACAGGAATGAGTTTGGTTTATATGTAATCAAATATAACAGGATTAATATATTATGCAGGGTTTTGGAGATTTATTTTTGGAGGGAAGATTGTCTGAATCAGAATTTACTGAATTTGAGAATTAACAGAATAATTGTATGAACTCGAATTCATCGAATTAAGAGAATTCATTGAATTTACTAAGCATTCTGTCCATTCATCTAATTCAATAAATTCGAGTTCATACAGGAAACGCCATTGCCGTAGCAATGGCGTTGTAATGAGATGCCCTTAACATAAGCAAAGCTATAAAGGTTCTTGTTTCTTGATTTACAAGGCTGCCGCTACCTTTAACCTTTTGCCTTTCAGCTTTAACCTCTTCTAAATACTATCTGCTTATTTCAATATGTTTAAAGTTTTTACTGTATTTAAACTCTACCGTTTTATCATCATTTAGCTGAAATTCTTTAATCTCCTTACCATCTACTTTTATTTTTGATGGCGTAAAAGGCAAACCTATCAGGTTAAAATGATAGCCGTCATAACGTGGGGTATATAAACCTTCCAGGCTCTGATCAATAGTTAAATTTTTGCTGCTGCCATTTACCACAAACTTTTTCTCCAGGTAAATATCCTGCTCGTAAGCAAATGTTTCGCCGTAATCTTCAAACAGGAATGAGTTTACTTCATAATCGGTATAGTAAATATTCAGCTTTACTTCTTCAATCTCTTTGTGGCCAACATACTGCATTACCGGGTATTCAGGTATCACCGAACCAGCTTTTATAAACAGCGGTATAGTTTCAAGCGGCGTATCAACCGATACTTCCTGCCCGCCGTCAACAAGCTCATAAGTCCAGAAGTTGTACCATTTACCTTTAGGCAGATATACATTGCGTTTGATCTGTCCCGGTTCCATCACAGGGCAAACCAGGATCTTATCACCATATGTAAACTCGTCCTGGCGGAAATGGTTAACCTGCGTATCCTGCTCGTGCATCACTATCGGCCTCAAAATAGGAAAACCATAGCGGTGGTGCTCCCAGAAAGTTGAGTACAGGTATGGGATTAAACGGTAACGCAGTTCGATAAACTTACGGTTGATTGCCGTGAACGGCTCGCCAAAACTCCACGGTTCACGCTCTTTGGTATCACCTGCCGAGTGCGCGCGCATAAACGGCGAAAAGGTGCCCATCTGGATCCAGCGGGTAAACAGTTCGCCATCGGGCTCACCACTAAAACCGCCAATGTCGGTACCGCAAAACGGAATGCCCGATATCGACAAGCGCTGACACTGGATATTACCCAGCTTAAGGTGTTCCCATGAGGCCACGTTATCACCGGTCCACACCGATGAAAAGCGTTGTACGCCTGAGTAACCTGCCCTTGTAATGGTAAAAGGACGTTTGTTTTTCATGATCTTGCGCAAGCCTTCGTAGGTTGAGCGCACCATCTGCATGCCATAAATATTATGTGCCTTACGGTGCGAGCCGCGGTAACCATCGTACTGGTGACGCACATCATCAGGGAAAGTACCTGCTCCAAATACAGCAGGCTCGTTCATATCGTTCCAAACACCGGCAACGCCCATTTGCACCAGTTCATCAAACAAGCCGCCCCACCATTCGCGTACCTCGGGGTTGGTAAAATCAGGGAACTGGCAACGGCCCGGCCATACGTGGCCTTCCATAAAGTAATCGTCGCTGCGGCGGCAGAAATATTTTTTCTCCTTACCTTCCCTAAACACCTCGTAGTTATCATCCACACGGATCCCAGGATCAATAATTACAACCGTTTTAAAACCATCGGCAGCAAGCTCGCTGATCATCTTTTTAGGATCGGGGAAATACTTGCGGTTCCAGGTAAAGCAACGGTAACCATCCATATAATCGATATCCAGGTAGATACCATCGCACGGGATCTGGTTTTCGCGGAAACCTTTCGCAATCTTTTTAACTTTAGATTCAGGATAATAGCTCCAGCGGCATTGGTGATAACCCAGCGCCCAAAGTGGTGGCATAGGGTGCGTACCGGTTAAGGTATGGTAGCTTTTCACCACGTCCATCATATGCGGACCGTGGATATAATAGTATTGCAGTTCGCCGCCATCGGCCCAGAAACTTGTTTTAGTTCTGTCTTCGGCACCAAAATCAAACTGTGCTTTAAAGGTATTATCAAAGAAGATACCGTGTGCTATACCCTCATTTATACTGATGTAAAAAGGGATACTGCGGTACAAAGGGTCCTGGTTCCACTGAAACGAGTAGGCATCAGTGTTCCAGTTTTTTAGCCTTTTGCCACGCAGGTTAAATTCGGTTGGTTTATCGCCTAAGCCAAAGAAGCTTTCGTCGGGTGCACAGGTTTTGGTACAAAACACATAATAACCGCCCGCCTGCACGTTCTCTTCCCAATGCATTGGCACAGCATCGATGCTGGTTACATGGTTGCTGCTATCTGAAAAAGAGATAAAGAAATCCTTTTTGCGGATATGGCAGTTCACTTTATAAGTAGATACCCGAAATTCATTATCATCTTCATGCAGGGTAAAACCTGCCGCCTTGGTTGGCAGCTTAGGTACCCCGTATGAAAAATCATCTAAAAAAACGCTATGCGGCGCAAGCCTCACACGAATAATCTCGTCGGTAACAACTATTACTTCAACTTTAGCGTCGCCATCAGTAAAGTAGAACTTATTCCCCACCTGATCGGCATGATTGGGTACACCGAGATACTTTTTTACAACCGGCTTAATACCATCGGCAGGGTTATTAAGATGGTGAAATTCCTCTTCTTCTTCAAGTAAGTTTTCTGCTTCAATTAACTTACTGGTTATCAACTCCGGATTTGGGGTATTACTTTCCATTCAAACAAATTAGTGGCTTCTGCAAAGATGTATAAAGTGTACTTACTACGCAATATACAATAATTGAATTAACGAAAAACCATTAACCGTGCCAAATCCTTAACTTTTATTCAATTTGCAGCTTCAATTATTTGAATTTTCTTACCATCCCGAACAAAAAGAACAGCTATCGCCCCCAGGAACATAAAAATACCGGCCATTACCAAAGCATAAATGGCATGCCCGCTGTATGCATATTTCACTATCGGACCACCAATAATGCCATTAACTATTTGCGGAAAAGTAATAAAGAAATTAAAGATACCCATGTATACGCCTATCTTTTTGGCTGGTATTGAGCTTGATAGAATAGCATAAGGCATAGCCAAAATACTTCCCCAGGCTAAACCAACGCCAATCATTGACAATATTAACAAACGTGGATCCGGGATAAAAAATACGGAGATTAACCCTAAACCGCCCATAGTTAATGAAAACGCATGCGCTTTTTTTCGGCTCAGTTTTTTAACTATGCGCGGCAATAACAAAGCATACACTGCCGATACTAAATTATATACACCAAACAATACATTTACCCAGTTGGCGGCATCATTATAGGCTGCTGAGGAAGTATCCCCTGCCGGGATGTGGTAAACATGATCAACAACTGCCGGGGTGGTAAATACCCACATAGAGAAAAGTGCGAACCAGGAGAAAAACTGTACCAACCCTAATTGTTTCATAGTTTTGGGCATGTTGACCAGATCGGAGAAGATCTCCAACAAACCGCCCTTATGCGCAGATACTGTTTCGTCCTTTTCATGAAAAGTTGCATAAACTTCGGGGGGATACTCTTTAGTGCGGACCACCGTCCATAAAATAGCGCCTATCAATACAGCCGCACCGATATAGAAAGAATAAAGTACGTTATCGGGTACAATGCCCTGATTGGCTGTTTTGGCTATTCCAAACCATTCGGCAAAAACATAAGGTAACCATGAACCAATTACAGCGCCTACACCTATCAAGCAGGTTTGCATGGAAAAACCGGTGGTATGCTGACTATCGGGCAGGTTATCGGCCACCAGAGCCCTGAAGGGTTCCATGGCCACATTAAACGATGCATCCATGATCATGAGCATGCCTGCCCCTACTACAATTGGCGGGATCAGCGCGGCCAGCATAGATGAATTTGGCATAAAGAACAGTGCTGCACCAGATAAAATAGCCCCTGTTAAAAAATACGGGCGGCGGCGGCCAAGGCGGTTCCAGGTCCTGTCGCTGTAATGACCAATAATAGGCTGAACAACCATACCTGTAATAGGCGCAGCCAGCCAAAACCACGACAAATGCTCCACATCGGCACCAAAAGTTTGCAGAATGCGGCTTGCGTTACCTGTTTGTAAGGCAAAACCAAACTGGATGCCCAAAAAGCCGAAGCTCATGTTAAAGATCTGCCAAAAGCTTAACCGTGGCTTTTGCGCGATAGTTGGTTTACTCATAATTGGTTTTATAATGTCAGAATCAGAATTCACAAAATTTTAGAATTTACAGAATACAAGGGTATCATACCGGGCCTGTCGAAGCATGATGAGCAGGGTTTCTGCACGCGACCCTTCGACAGGCTCAGGGTGACAGGCCTCAACCGAAACACTATGGTATTTTCACAACATGATAAGCATTCTGTTAATTCTAAAACTCCGTAAATTCTGATCAAAACTCCAGCAACATACCACTCATAGCTGGCAGGCTTACTTCAACACCATTACGTATATCATCGGTATCGAATTTAGCGCCGCTTAGCAGGTCGGTAAATTGTTTATGGCCGCTTTGGTTTAATTTTGTTAACAGGTCTTCAGGAAGCTTTACGGTTAGTTTACGTTCGCTCCGGTTAAAATTGGTTATCACTAATATACGCTGATTATTAGTATAACGCACGTAGATATACAAGCGGGTATCAAATCCCGGTTGACGCTCGTTAGCTATCATTAACTCATAAAACGCACCCGATTTAAGAGCATCGCTGTTATGCACCGCTGTGAGCAGGTTATGATAAAAGCTACGGAGCTTTTGCTGATCGGCAGATAATTGAGCGCCATCATACGCATGGTTGTTTACCCATTTTTGATGCTGAGGCACACCCCAGTAATCAAATATAGAGGTACGACCGTCGTTACCGCTAAAACCTTCATTACCGATAGCAGGCTCCCCTACCTCCTGACCGAAATAAACCATTACCGGACCGGTGTTCAGCGTAGCCGTAACAATCATACCCGGAACAGCCAGCCATGGGTTACCGGCGAAATCATTAGAAGCAATGCGCTGCTCATCATGGTTTTCCATAAAGCGCAGCATATGCTCGTCAATACCTTTGCTATCGTGGTTCCAAACAGCGTTAATTTCCCAGGTTGATGAGTTATGTTCATCGCGGGTAAGGCGTTTAATGGCATCGTACAGGCCTACCTTATCATACAGGTAATCAAACTTGCCTTTAAAAATATAATCGTTGTATTTGCCTTTGTCGTAAGCTTCGCCGATGAAAATAATGCCCGGATGTTCAGCTTTAAGCTTAGGGATCACCCAGCCCCAAAACTCAATCGGTACCATCTCCACCATATCGCAGCGGAAACCGTCGACGCCTTTTTCGCTCCAGTAATGCAGGATATCATAAACCTTGTTCCACAGTGGTGGGATAGGGTCAAAATAGCCGCGACGGTGATCCATATAATCAACACCATAATTCAGCTTCATGGTCTCAAACCAGTCATTAATTGACGGGGCAGCACTGAACACATCATTGCCGGTTGCCTTAGCCGGGTTCTCATCAAATTTGCCATCCTTCAGCGGACTATTAAACTCGTCACCTCCCGGATTATAACCCGACGGTACAACAAAAGCCTGACCAGGCATATAGTAAAAATCGTTAGTTGGACTAAAAGCCTTGCTCTTATCATCATCCTCGCCAAAATCACGCACCCCGGCCGGTTTAACGTCCGAACCATAGGTACGGGCTACGTGGTTTGGAACCAAATCCATCAATACTTTTAAACCGTTGTTATGGGTACGCTTGATCAACGCTTCATACTCACCTATCCGGTTGTGTACGTCAACTGCCAGGTCGGGATCGATATCGTAATAATCCTTAATAGCATAAGGCGAACCTGCCCTGCCCTTCACTATATCCGGATCATCGGCTTTAATACCATATTGCGAATAATCAGTCATGGTAGCGTGCTCAATTACGCCCGTGTACCAAACATAGGTAAAGCCCATTTTTTTGATCTCCTGCAGGGCTTTATCGTTGATATCGTTCAGCTTGCCTACACCGTTTTCCTCAATGGATCCATTAGTTTTATTAATTGTGTTGGTATTGCCAAACAGGCGGGGCAATAACTGATATATGATGAGCTTATGGTTGGTAGTTTGTTCCATGCGTTTTTTTGTATGATGTGGTTTTACCTGTGCCAACGTAATAACGGGCAACATTGTTGCAGCAATAAACCATGTAAAGATTTTATTGCCTTTCATCACACTTCAACCAGCAGTTCGTCATTGGCTTTCACCAATTGCTCTTTACCATAAACCAGCACTGTTGTTTCCACATCCGAAGCATTTTTGATCTGCACACCTTCCTTGCTTACTTTTATATCCAGTAAGGCACCACGGAAACCAATATGGAACGAAAATGACGACCATTTTTCAGGAATAAACGGTTGGAACGAAAGCTTACCATCCCTTACACGCATACCGCCAAACCCTTCAACAACAGCCATCCAGGTACCGGCCATTGAAGTGATATGGCAGCCATCCTCAGTATCATTGTTATAATCATCCAGATCCAAACGAGCTGTGCGCAGGTAAAACTCATAGGCACGCGCTTCATCGCCAAGCTTGGCAGCCAAAATAGCGTGCACGCATGGCGATAAGGATGATTCATGCACGGTACGTGGCTCGTAGAAATCAAAGTTTCGGCGAATGGTATCTATATCGTACTGATCTTCAAAAAAGTAAATCCCCTGCAATACGTCGGCCTGTTTAATGTAGCATGAACGCAGGATCCTGTCCCAGCTCCATTTTTGGTTAATAGGTCGCTCTGACGCGGGCAGATCTTTTACCAGGATCTGCTCTTTATCCAGGTAACCATCCTGTTGTAAAAATACCTGGCGTTTCTCGTCGTATGGGTAATACATCTTTTGGATAATATCGTTGAAACGGCCAAATTCGGTTTCCTCATTCAGGCTTACCTTGCTCATCAATGCGGCGTATTTTTCCGGATCAGCTGTTTTTATCTTATCAGCAACATCAATAGTATATTGCATACACCAGGTAGCAATAGTACTGGTGTACCAGTTATTGTTTACGTTGTTCTCGTATTCGTTTGGCCCGGTTACGCCCAGCATTACGTACTGCTGTCTGTCCTCCGACCAGTTAACCCTTTGCGACCAAAACCTGGCTATACCCAACAATACTTCAAAACCGTAATCGCCTAAATAAGCTTCATCGCCGGTATAACGCACGTAGTTATAAATAGCAAACGCAATAGCCCCATTACGGTGGATCTCCTCAAAAGTGATCTCCCATTCGTTATGGCATTCGGTGCCATCCATGGTAACCATTGGATATAAGGCAGCGCCATTTTTAAATCCTAATAATTGCGCGTTTTCAATGGCTTTACCCAATTGTTTATAGCGGTAAAGCAGCAAATTACGGGTAACCTTTTGTGGTGCAGTTGAGAGATAAAAAGGCACACAATAGGCCTCAGTATCCCAATAGGTAGAACCGCCATATTTTTCGCCGGTAAAGCCTTTAGGGCCGATATTCAGTCGGTCATCTTCGCCGGTATAGGTTTGGTTAAGCTGATAAATATTGAAGCGGATAGCCTGTTGTGCAGAAACATCACCATCAATGATAATATCATTATGTTTCCATTTTTCGGCCCAGGCAGCGGCTTGCTCGGCAAGCATGGTATCAAAACCTTTCGCGCTGATCCGGTTTAATGTAGCGTTTAACTGCTCCACCAGCTCTTCGGGCTTATAGTTTTGGGATGACAGGTTAGCGGCGTATTTAATTACCGTAATACTTTCGCCCTGTTTTGCCTGCAGATCAACTTTAGCAGCTACGTATTTTTCTTTTTCGATAGCCTTGGTAGCCGGTTCAACAGCAACGCCATTTTGAAGGATGTTAAACTTCATGCCCGTAGCAACCTCAAATCCCGTTTTTTTGGTGCGCATTACAATGTAACCGCCATCGGTTTGTGTGGCTTTGCTCACTTCGTCCCAAAATTTTTCATCATAGTTGGAATCTTTGTTCACCACATCGCCATCAATTGAAGGCGTTAAGGTGATGGCCCCACTGAAGTTTAACGGCGTAAGGGTGTATTTGATAGCACCGGTTTCATCGTCGGCCATACTGCAAAAGCGGATAGCCTCTACTTTTACTTCTTTACCAGATGCTGTTTTAGCGCTAAAATCGCGCTTCAGGTAACCTTCTTTCATGTTTAGTTCCCGGCGAAAACTGAATACTTCGCATTTAGCAAGGTCAAGTTGCTCGCCGTCAATTACCACATCAATACTAACCCAATTGGCGGCGTTAAGCACTTTAGCAAAATATTCGGGATAACCATTCTTCCACCAGCCTACACGGGTTTTATCGGGATAGTACACCCCGGCTACATAGTTGCCCAACAGGGTATCGCCGCTGTAAGCTTCTTCAAAATTGGCGCGCTGGCCCATGCGGCCATTACCTAAGCTGAAGATACTTTCAGAAATTTTATTGTAATGAGGATCGAAGCCTTCTTCAATTATCTTCCACTCATCAGCTTTTATATAGTTTTTCATTTGCCCCCTCTGAATCTCCCTCTAAAAGGGGAGACTTTTAGTTTAATAGTTAATAGTTTATTATGCCTCCATGCAATTCAAACGCCCTCTCCCTTTAGGGGAGGGTTGGGTGGGGCTTATAGTTTATACAATTTATCCAAAGTCATTTCGTCCAAACCTTTAATAACCAGGTTGGCGCCCTTAAGCACATCGGGCAAGCCGATGCCTACCACTTTCATATCCCCGGCAACGGCGGCCTCAACACCAGCAATGGCATCTTCAAAAACCACGCATTCTTCAGGTAAAACGCCCAGGGCCTGTGCACCCGCCAAAAATACTTCGGGATCTGGTTTGGCTTTACTTACTTTGTTACCATCAATCACCGCATCAAACATATCGGTGATACCAATTTTTTCCAATATGGTCATTGAGTTTTTACTGGCGGAACCCAGCGCCGTTTTAAGACCTACCGCACGGCAGGTTGTTAAAAACTCTTTGGCACCAGGCAGGATCTCTTCGGGTTTCATTTGGTTTACCATTTCCATATAC from Mucilaginibacter sp. SJ includes:
- a CDS encoding TIM-barrel domain-containing protein: MESNTPNPELITSKLIEAENLLEEEEEFHHLNNPADGIKPVVKKYLGVPNHADQVGNKFYFTDGDAKVEVIVVTDEIIRVRLAPHSVFLDDFSYGVPKLPTKAAGFTLHEDDNEFRVSTYKVNCHIRKKDFFISFSDSSNHVTSIDAVPMHWEENVQAGGYYVFCTKTCAPDESFFGLGDKPTEFNLRGKRLKNWNTDAYSFQWNQDPLYRSIPFYISINEGIAHGIFFDNTFKAQFDFGAEDRTKTSFWADGGELQYYYIHGPHMMDVVKSYHTLTGTHPMPPLWALGYHQCRWSYYPESKVKKIAKGFRENQIPCDGIYLDIDYMDGYRCFTWNRKYFPDPKKMISELAADGFKTVVIIDPGIRVDDNYEVFREGKEKKYFCRRSDDYFMEGHVWPGRCQFPDFTNPEVREWWGGLFDELVQMGVAGVWNDMNEPAVFGAGTFPDDVRHQYDGYRGSHRKAHNIYGMQMVRSTYEGLRKIMKNKRPFTITRAGYSGVQRFSSVWTGDNVASWEHLKLGNIQCQRLSISGIPFCGTDIGGFSGEPDGELFTRWIQMGTFSPFMRAHSAGDTKEREPWSFGEPFTAINRKFIELRYRLIPYLYSTFWEHHRYGFPILRPIVMHEQDTQVNHFRQDEFTYGDKILVCPVMEPGQIKRNVYLPKGKWYNFWTYELVDGGQEVSVDTPLETIPLFIKAGSVIPEYPVMQYVGHKEIEEVKLNIYYTDYEVNSFLFEDYGETFAYEQDIYLEKKFVVNGSSKNLTIDQSLEGLYTPRYDGYHFNLIGLPFTPSKIKVDGKEIKEFQLNDDKTVEFKYSKNFKHIEISR
- a CDS encoding MFS transporter; its protein translation is MSKPTIAQKPRLSFWQIFNMSFGFLGIQFGFALQTGNASRILQTFGADVEHLSWFWLAAPITGMVVQPIIGHYSDRTWNRLGRRRPYFLTGAILSGAALFFMPNSSMLAALIPPIVVGAGMLMIMDASFNVAMEPFRALVADNLPDSQHTTGFSMQTCLIGVGAVIGSWLPYVFAEWFGIAKTANQGIVPDNVLYSFYIGAAVLIGAILWTVVRTKEYPPEVYATFHEKDETVSAHKGGLLEIFSDLVNMPKTMKQLGLVQFFSWFALFSMWVFTTPAVVDHVYHIPAGDTSSAAYNDAANWVNVLFGVYNLVSAVYALLLPRIVKKLSRKKAHAFSLTMGGLGLISVFFIPDPRLLILSMIGVGLAWGSILAMPYAILSSSIPAKKIGVYMGIFNFFITFPQIVNGIIGGPIVKYAYSGHAIYALVMAGIFMFLGAIAVLFVRDGKKIQIIEAAN
- a CDS encoding alpha-amylase family glycosyl hydrolase; this encodes MEQTTNHKLIIYQLLPRLFGNTNTINKTNGSIEENGVGKLNDINDKALQEIKKMGFTYVWYTGVIEHATMTDYSQYGIKADDPDIVKGRAGSPYAIKDYYDIDPDLAVDVHNRIGEYEALIKRTHNNGLKVLMDLVPNHVARTYGSDVKPAGVRDFGEDDDKSKAFSPTNDFYYMPGQAFVVPSGYNPGGDEFNSPLKDGKFDENPAKATGNDVFSAAPSINDWFETMKLNYGVDYMDHRRGYFDPIPPLWNKVYDILHYWSEKGVDGFRCDMVEMVPIEFWGWVIPKLKAEHPGIIFIGEAYDKGKYNDYIFKGKFDYLYDKVGLYDAIKRLTRDEHNSSTWEINAVWNHDSKGIDEHMLRFMENHDEQRIASNDFAGNPWLAVPGMIVTATLNTGPVMVYFGQEVGEPAIGNEGFSGNDGRTSIFDYWGVPQHQKWVNNHAYDGAQLSADQQKLRSFYHNLLTAVHNSDALKSGAFYELMIANERQPGFDTRLYIYVRYTNNQRILVITNFNRSERKLTVKLPEDLLTKLNQSGHKQFTDLLSGAKFDTDDIRNGVEVSLPAMSGMLLEF
- a CDS encoding glycoside hydrolase family 65 protein, which gives rise to MKNYIKADEWKIIEEGFDPHYNKISESIFSLGNGRMGQRANFEEAYSGDTLLGNYVAGVYYPDKTRVGWWKNGYPEYFAKVLNAANWVSIDVVIDGEQLDLAKCEVFSFRRELNMKEGYLKRDFSAKTASGKEVKVEAIRFCSMADDETGAIKYTLTPLNFSGAITLTPSIDGDVVNKDSNYDEKFWDEVSKATQTDGGYIVMRTKKTGFEVATGMKFNILQNGVAVEPATKAIEKEKYVAAKVDLQAKQGESITVIKYAANLSSQNYKPEELVEQLNATLNRISAKGFDTMLAEQAAAWAEKWKHNDIIIDGDVSAQQAIRFNIYQLNQTYTGEDDRLNIGPKGFTGEKYGGSTYWDTEAYCVPFYLSTAPQKVTRNLLLYRYKQLGKAIENAQLLGFKNGAALYPMVTMDGTECHNEWEITFEEIHRNGAIAFAIYNYVRYTGDEAYLGDYGFEVLLGIARFWSQRVNWSEDRQQYVMLGVTGPNEYENNVNNNWYTSTIATWCMQYTIDVADKIKTADPEKYAALMSKVSLNEETEFGRFNDIIQKMYYPYDEKRQVFLQQDGYLDKEQILVKDLPASERPINQKWSWDRILRSCYIKQADVLQGIYFFEDQYDIDTIRRNFDFYEPRTVHESSLSPCVHAILAAKLGDEARAYEFYLRTARLDLDDYNNDTEDGCHITSMAGTWMAVVEGFGGMRVRDGKLSFQPFIPEKWSSFSFHIGFRGALLDIKVSKEGVQIKNASDVETTVLVYGKEQLVKANDELLVEV
- the pgmB gene encoding beta-phosphoglucomutase → MNTIKACIFDLDGVIVDTAVYHYKAWKRLANSLGFDFTEHQNEQLKGVSRVRSLQLILSWGGVTKTEAEQEQMATLKNTWYMEMVNQMKPEEILPGAKEFLTTCRAVGLKTALGSASKNSMTILEKIGITDMFDAVIDGNKVSKAKPDPEVFLAGAQALGVLPEECVVFEDAIAGVEAAVAGDMKVVGIGLPDVLKGANLVIKGLDEMTLDKLYKL